A portion of the Streptomyces sp. NBC_00376 genome contains these proteins:
- a CDS encoding DinB family protein → MSEEPRSRPPQVGDERASLSGFLQYQRETLAMKCAGLTGAQLREAAVPPSDLTLLGLVRHLAEVERSWFRRVLKDEVAPPHWPGPNPGEFAEFEVADADPEEAFRIWHEECARSRATVEAAESLDITGSYGEEVFSLRYILTHMIEEYARHNGQADLLRERIDGATGE, encoded by the coding sequence ATGAGCGAAGAGCCGAGAAGCAGGCCCCCGCAGGTGGGCGACGAGCGCGCGTCACTGAGCGGATTCCTCCAGTACCAGCGCGAGACCCTGGCCATGAAGTGCGCCGGGCTCACCGGGGCGCAGCTGCGGGAGGCGGCCGTGCCTCCTTCGGACCTGACCCTGCTCGGGCTCGTCCGGCATCTCGCCGAGGTCGAACGGTCCTGGTTCAGGCGGGTGCTGAAGGACGAGGTGGCGCCGCCGCACTGGCCGGGGCCGAACCCCGGCGAGTTCGCCGAGTTCGAGGTGGCGGACGCCGATCCCGAGGAGGCGTTCAGGATCTGGCACGAGGAGTGCGCGCGCTCCCGGGCCACCGTCGAGGCCGCCGAGTCCCTTGACATCACCGGGAGTTACGGCGAAGAGGTGTTCTCGCTGCGCTACATCCTCACGCACATGATCGAGGAGTACGCACGCCACAACGGCCAGGCGGACCTGCTCCGGGAGCGTATCGACGGCGCCACCGGCGAGTAG
- a CDS encoding TetR/AcrR family transcriptional regulator yields the protein MTVQKQQAKRPLRADTERTVRTILEAAERVLAANPAATMEQLARAAGVARTTVHRRFATREALLDELTGWAARQFAEAVEAARPDAAPPLVALYQVTANVLRVKTDWSFAMNRTAEDSHPEAARLHAEVRATCARLFRRAQEAGVLRPDIDLDWTRRVYYGLIHEAAKEGVEGGDADALATRVVDTLLRGAGAQGGLAGA from the coding sequence ATGACGGTGCAGAAGCAGCAGGCGAAACGGCCCCTCCGGGCGGACACCGAACGAACGGTGCGGACCATCCTGGAAGCGGCCGAGCGTGTCCTGGCCGCCAACCCGGCGGCGACCATGGAGCAGCTCGCACGGGCCGCCGGGGTCGCCCGGACCACCGTCCACCGCCGCTTCGCCACCCGTGAGGCGCTGCTGGACGAACTCACCGGCTGGGCCGCCCGCCAGTTCGCCGAGGCCGTGGAGGCCGCCCGCCCGGACGCCGCTCCTCCGCTCGTCGCCCTCTACCAGGTCACCGCCAATGTCCTGCGCGTGAAGACCGACTGGTCGTTCGCCATGAACCGCACGGCCGAGGACAGTCACCCCGAGGCGGCCCGTCTCCACGCCGAGGTCCGGGCCACCTGCGCCCGGCTCTTCCGCCGTGCCCAGGAGGCGGGCGTGCTCCGCCCCGACATCGACCTCGACTGGACGCGGCGCGTCTACTACGGCCTCATCCACGAGGCGGCCAAGGAGGGGGTGGAAGGCGGGGACGCCGACGCGCTCGCCACGCGCGTCGTGGACACCCTGCTGCGTGGCGCCGGGGCTCAGGGCGGACTTGCGGGAGCCTGA